The sequence CGGTCCTCATCGAGCCCAGCGAGCGCGACGGAGCCAACGTGCGCGTTTCCGCCCTCGGCTATTTCCTGGGAACCGACGTCTCCAACTTCCCGTCGTTCGTGATGGCGAAAGAGCACTACGGTCGCATCCTCCGAATCCTGGAAAAAAACGTCGCCGCAACGCTCGAGATCTCGCTCCGAGTGAGCTTTGCCGATCACGTCGAGGGGAACAACGTGCTCGCCGATCTTCCCGGGAGCGACGCCGAGCGTTCCGATGAGCTCGTGATCCTCGGAGCCCACCTCGACTCATGGCACGCCGGAACCGGCGCCACCGACAATGCCGCGGGGGTGGCGGCCATGATGGAAGCCCTGCGCATTCTAGAGGCCGTGGGTGCGGCCCCGAGGAGGACCATCCGGCTCGCTCTATGGACCGGCGAGGAGCAAGGCTACTTCGGCTCGCTCGGCTACGTGACGCGACATTTCGGCGACCCCGAGACGATGGTGCTGACGCCGGAGCACGGGAAGCTCTCGGCATACTTCAACCTGGACAACGGCACCGGGCGAATCCGAGGCGTCTATCTCCAGGGAAACGAGGCCGCACGTCCGATCCTGGAAGCGTTCCTCGCGCCTTTTGCCTATCTCGAAGCGTCGGGGCTGACCGTCCTGAATACCGGCGGTACGGATCACCTCCCGTTCCACGCACTCGGCCTTCCCGGCTTCCAGTTCGTCCAGGATCCCATCGACTACGATACGAGGACGCATCACACCAACCTCGACGTCTACGAGAACCTTCTCGAGGAGGACCTCGAGCAGGCGGCCGTCATCATCGCATCCGTCGCCTACCACGCGGCGATGCGAGACGAGAAGTTCCCCCGCCCACGGCTTCCCGAGCCGCGCTCCAAAGCGGAAGAGAACTAGTCCGGTACGCGAGCCACCCGAAACAAAAGCGCGTAGTCGTCGTTCGGCCAGTCCAGGTCCCGTACGAGCTCGAAGCCGGCGAGCTCCATCTCGGAAACGAGCATCTCTTTCGCGATGCCGTGCCCGTCACGTGATTCGGGAATGCCCGCCGGTCGACTCCAGTGACGTTTCTCGCCGAAGTCGATAATAAGGAGAAGCCCGTCCTCCTTCAGCGCGCGCTTCAGGCTTTCCCGCATCGCGTCCGGGTCCTGGAAATGATGGTAGACCCGTCGAAGAAGAATGCCATCGCAGCAAATGTCGGGCAGTCCCGTCGAGCTCTGGCTGCCTTCGATCACCGTGACGTTGCTCGTCTGGTCCTCTGCGACCCGGCCGCGGATCTCCTTCAAATCGTCGCGATCCACCTCGGTTGCGTAAACCCGACCGTCGTTCCCGACGCGCGCGGCCAGAGCCAGGCTGAAGCGACCGTCCCCCGCCCCCACGTCGGCGAACACTTCACCCGGGTCCACATCGAGCGCGTCCACGAGACGCTCGACTTCGCGAGCCTCTTGGAACCCGATGACGCAAGCCGCGATGAGTAGAACCAAAATGGACATCGAGAACGAGCGGGCATTCATCAGGACCTCCCTTCGCAGTCATATTGGCGCGCGCGAGCCGAATCACCAAGTTTCGAGGGTGTTGCAAGCCGGATCCGCATTGACTCCGACGGCGATGGGGCGTATTCTCCGGATCATATCGGTGCCGGTGCTCGTGTATGGCCGCACCGGAAAGCATCGAAGGGTTCACCTAGGCCATCACAAGAGAGGGAAGCTATGGAGATCGATCGTCGAGCTTTTATCTCGAGCGTCGGCGGGGCGGGAGCAATCGCCCTGATGACACCCGACGAGAAAGCCAATGCCCTCGAGCACTTCATGGAGCGCGAGCTCGATGCCGCCGTCTCGGAGAGGCAGGAGTCGGAGAACGCTTTCCCCACCGTCGCCGACCTCGAAGCACGCAATCAGGATCTCAGCCGGCCCAACCGCCGCGGAGCGGGAAACCTCTTCGTTCCGAGGGACGGCAAGCTGCGGGCGCTCGAGAAAATGCCCGACAAGCCGACCCTCCTGGATTTTTACCAGTACCGCTTCGCCCCCGCCAGCCACGTTTTGCAAAGCGCAACGCGCGCGCTCAAGACGGGAATGCGCGAAGAGGTCGTGCTGGCTTGCCTGCTGCACGACGTGGTCCTCAACATGATCCATCCCGATCACGGGTGGTGGGGTGCTCAGCTGGTGGAGCCGTACGTGCCGGAGATCACGTCGTTCTCCATCCGCTACCACCAAACGCTCCGTTTCTATCCCGATCCGGACTACGGTTACGAGTACCCCGAGAGCTATTTCCGCATGTTCGGTGAAGACTACGTGCCCGAGCCCTACCTCGAGCGAACGTACAAGAAGCTCAAGAATCACAAGTGGTACGAGTTCCCGCGTCTCGTCACGGTGAACGATCTGTACTCGTTCGACCGCGACGCCGTCGTGTCGATCGATCCCTTCGTCGACATCATCGGGCGGCATTTCAAACAGCCCGAGGAAGGTCTCGGATTCGACGACTCGCCCTCGTCCCACATGTGGCGCACGATGATGTGGCCCGACCGGCCGTTGTAAGCATGAGCTCTCGACGAGCGCTCATGGTCGGCCGCGCGCGAGGCCTGGTCAGCACGGGAATTGCCTTCCTCTGCGGAGTCGCGAGCGGGTCCTTGGTCGCTTCGACACCGACGAGCGGTCCTCCCGCCCAGACCTACAAGGGCTTGGAGATTACGGTGAGCCGTATCGAGCGCGCGACGAACGTGAGTCTCCAGGATTGCCCTCCTGGAGGGAACATCGTGCGAGGGGTCATTCGCCCCAACGAGGAGAACGAGTTCGCCACGGTTTCGATCGACATTAAGGTGCTGCCTTCGTTCGAGCCGGTGCGGCTGGACAAACCCGTGCTGATCGGCGAGGACGGTGAAACCTACAAGACCGCTCAGGCGTTCGGGGATTTCGGCCAGGATCCGTCGTACACCTGTACTTTCGCGTTCCGGGTGGCCAAGGGTGCGAAAGTGACCCGTTTTGCCATCGAGGAGGCGACGTTCGATTTAGCCACGCTTACGGAGTGAGATGGATCCAGGTCGGTGAGCCGTTCCACCAGGTGCGCGCCACCAGGCCGAGCTTCTCTCCAAAGGTGAGACCGATCCGGCCGCCGAACACGTTACCGCCCGACGCCTCGATCCGCTCGAGCACGCCGTAGTAGACGGAGCCCATGAGGCGCGTGCACCGTCGCGCGTCGGTTTCGATGAGACTCAGAAGGGGCTCGGCCCGGTCGTAATGCTCACGCACGCGCTGCACCTGGAATCGCATGAGATCGGCAAACCCCCGGGTCACCTTCTTGAGGCGTAGATCTTCTTCGCAGACGCCGAACCGGGCTAGCTCGTCCTGGGGAAGGTAGATTCGACCGCGCTCGACGTCCTCCCCCACGTCGCGCAGGATATTGGTGAGCTGAAAGGCGGTCGCCAGATCGCGTCCTCGCTCGACGGCCGCATCGTCACAATAACCGAAGATGGCGAGCGACATCGTCGAGATGGTGGTCGCGACGAGATCGCTGTACTCCATCAGTTCCGCGAAGCTCGCGTAACGTGTCTTGACGAGGTCCATGCGGCATCCGTCGATGAGGCCCCGAAAGGCGGATTTGGGTATCGGGTAACGCGCGGCGGTGTCGGCGAGGGCGACGGCCACGGGATGGCTCGGCTTGCCCGCGTAACAGTCGTCGAGCTCACGCTCCCATCGATCGATGAGCTCGCGGACATCGGAATCGACTTTCTCGTCCACCACGTCATCGACGAAGCGACAAAAGGCGTAGGTTGCGTAAACCGCGTCGCGCTTGTGTCGGGGGAGGAATCGAAAACCCACCGAAAAGTTCGGCCCTTTCCGATGGGCCACCTTGCGGCAGAAGGAATAGGCTTCCGCAAGCTCCATCACGGCTCCCGCAAGTACCGGGCAACGAAATCCGCGGGGAGTGGCTCGGGCGCTCCCGATCGGCCCTCCCGGGGCCGACACCAATGACAGGGCAGCTTGTGAGCGCAACTTTCCGCTCTTCCGAAAACGCGTTCGGCGAGCGGCGCGAGCCAGAGTCGCCATCGGGCGGGTCGCGCCCAGGAGTGAAGGTACGCTCGAAAATCGGAACGAGACGATCGACCGACGAACGTCCTCAGGCCGAAACGGCCCAGGGACTCGTAGAGAAGACGGGCCCCCACGCTCGAGCGCATTTGATCGAGAAACCGATCCCGCCAAAGCTCATCGTAAGACACGTTCTCGAGGATGCTTCGCGCGGCGAGGTGGCCGGAGACGAGCGCGTAGCGGATGCCGAGGCCGAAGAGGTAGTCCTGGAAACCGCCCGCTTCGCCGGCAAAACGTGCGCCGTCGGCCTGGGAGCTGCCATGCAGGAAGAAGTTCATGTAGGAGTAACCGCGCCTCGGCTCTCGAATCTCGAAGGGCGCGATGTCGGAAAATCGGGCGACCGTTCGCTCGAAATGCGCCTCGAGCTTCCCGTAGCTCTTCAACAGGGCCAGACCGAGTGTGGCCCACCCGTCGATCACGAACAAATAGGCGTAGCCGCCGGGGGCGAGGTCGGGGTCGAAGATGACCTCGATGCGGTCGGCGCCGTCGGTGCGAAAAGCGATCTCCTTGGCGATGCCGTCAGCCGGTCCCGGTCCGGTGGCCACGACGTCGGCCTCGGTCGGATCGAGCTTCGCGCCGAGGCGGATTTTCACGCCGGCTCGCTCCGCTTGCGCGGCGAGCATCCGGTCGAGGGTTCCCTCCTCGTCTCCTCGCCGCAGAAAATATCCGTAGGGGGCGGCGCTCTGCACCTCGTGCCGGTTCCCGCGGTCGTCGATGAGGTGGGCCCAGGTTGCCGGCACGTGATGGAAGGTG is a genomic window of Vicinamibacteria bacterium containing:
- a CDS encoding NAD(P)/FAD-dependent oxidoreductase, encoding MRSIRIAGAGPAGLSAAIHLAREGLPVEVFERREAVGARFIGEWQVLESYSREQDALEELASMGIETTFHHVPATWAHLIDDRGNRHEVQSAAPYGYFLRRGDEEGTLDRMLAAQAERAGVKIRLGAKLDPTEADVVATGPGPADGIAKEIAFRTDGADRIEVIFDPDLAPGGYAYLFVIDGWATLGLALLKSYGKLEAHFERTVARFSDIAPFEIREPRRGYSYMNFFLHGSSQADGARFAGEAGGFQDYLFGLGIRYALVSGHLAARSILENVSYDELWRDRFLDQMRSSVGARLLYESLGRFGLRTFVGRSSRSDFRAYLHSWARPARWRLWLAPLAERVFGRAESCAHKLPCHWCRPREGRSGAPEPLPADFVARYLREP
- the hpnD gene encoding presqualene diphosphate synthase HpnD, encoding MELAEAYSFCRKVAHRKGPNFSVGFRFLPRHKRDAVYATYAFCRFVDDVVDEKVDSDVRELIDRWERELDDCYAGKPSHPVAVALADTAARYPIPKSAFRGLIDGCRMDLVKTRYASFAELMEYSDLVATTISTMSLAIFGYCDDAAVERGRDLATAFQLTNILRDVGEDVERGRIYLPQDELARFGVCEEDLRLKKVTRGFADLMRFQVQRVREHYDRAEPLLSLIETDARRCTRLMGSVYYGVLERIEASGGNVFGGRIGLTFGEKLGLVARTWWNGSPTWIHLTP
- a CDS encoding M20/M25/M40 family metallo-hydrolase; amino-acid sequence: VLIEPSERDGANVRVSALGYFLGTDVSNFPSFVMAKEHYGRILRILEKNVAATLEISLRVSFADHVEGNNVLADLPGSDAERSDELVILGAHLDSWHAGTGATDNAAGVAAMMEALRILEAVGAAPRRTIRLALWTGEEQGYFGSLGYVTRHFGDPETMVLTPEHGKLSAYFNLDNGTGRIRGVYLQGNEAARPILEAFLAPFAYLEASGLTVLNTGGTDHLPFHALGLPGFQFVQDPIDYDTRTHHTNLDVYENLLEEDLEQAAVIIASVAYHAAMRDEKFPRPRLPEPRSKAEEN
- a CDS encoding methyltransferase domain-containing protein; translated protein: MNARSFSMSILVLLIAACVIGFQEAREVERLVDALDVDPGEVFADVGAGDGRFSLALAARVGNDGRVYATEVDRDDLKEIRGRVAEDQTSNVTVIEGSQSSTGLPDICCDGILLRRVYHHFQDPDAMRESLKRALKEDGLLLIIDFGEKRHWSRPAGIPESRDGHGIAKEMLVSEMELAGFELVRDLDWPNDDYALLFRVARVPD